The following proteins come from a genomic window of Desulfonatronum thiosulfatophilum:
- a CDS encoding GAK system CofD-like protein translates to MKNIRITRTADVPDELRLARSLKAPEFGPRILFFSGGTALNPLSRDLVQFTHNSIHLVTPFDSGGSSAKLRKVFRMPAVGDLRSRLMALTDQSVKGNPEVRKLFAHRLSLFEDPELLRQHLQSLASGEHLLMQRIPDPMGSMVRDHLGIFLEHMPQNFDLRGASIGNLILAAGYLAGQRNIDTIIFLFSKLAEVLGEVLPVLDEDLHLAAELENGTHIIGQHLLTGKEVPPISSRIKRIWINRNPTSIEPARARIRNHVRDLIVQADLICFPMGSFYSSVIANVLPDGVGQAVSENDCPKVYIPNTGADPEQFGMTLADNVTTLLRYLRKSSVGEPPVNKLINVVLLDSHLDRYAQPVDVAAVQKLGIEVLAMPLVDDEQEIKLEAKRLLKVLLSLI, encoded by the coding sequence TTGAAGAACATTCGGATCACTCGCACCGCGGACGTTCCCGATGAGTTGCGCCTGGCCCGGAGCCTCAAAGCGCCGGAATTCGGGCCACGGATTCTGTTTTTCAGCGGGGGGACCGCACTCAACCCCTTGAGCAGGGATCTCGTGCAGTTCACCCACAATTCGATCCACCTGGTAACGCCTTTTGATTCCGGAGGCAGTTCGGCAAAGCTGCGCAAGGTTTTCCGGATGCCCGCCGTGGGTGATCTGCGTAGCCGGTTAATGGCTCTTACGGATCAGAGCGTGAAGGGAAATCCTGAAGTACGAAAGCTGTTTGCGCACCGACTGTCTCTTTTCGAAGACCCCGAGCTGTTGCGGCAACATTTGCAAAGCCTGGCTTCTGGAGAGCATCTGTTGATGCAGCGCATTCCAGACCCCATGGGATCGATGGTGCGAGATCATCTGGGCATCTTCCTGGAGCACATGCCCCAAAATTTCGATCTTCGCGGAGCTAGTATCGGAAACCTGATTCTTGCCGCGGGTTACCTTGCCGGTCAGCGGAACATTGATACGATTATCTTTCTCTTCAGCAAACTGGCTGAAGTCCTGGGGGAAGTGCTTCCGGTTCTGGACGAGGATCTGCACCTGGCCGCTGAACTGGAAAATGGGACGCATATTATTGGACAGCATCTGCTCACGGGCAAGGAAGTGCCGCCGATATCCTCGAGGATCAAGCGGATCTGGATCAACCGGAATCCGACATCCATCGAGCCTGCGCGAGCACGAATTCGAAATCACGTCCGTGACCTGATCGTGCAGGCCGACCTGATCTGTTTTCCCATGGGCAGTTTTTATTCCAGCGTCATTGCGAATGTGTTGCCGGATGGCGTGGGCCAGGCCGTTTCCGAAAATGATTGCCCGAAGGTGTATATTCCGAATACCGGAGCCGATCCGGAGCAGTTCGGAATGACCCTGGCCGATAATGTGACTACTTTGCTCCGGTATCTGCGCAAATCCAGCGTTGGGGAGCCGCCGGTGAACAAGCTGATCAATGTCGTTTTGTTGGACTCCCATCTAGACAGGTACGCCCAGCCGGTTGATGTCGCGGCTGTACAAAAACTCGGCATCGAGGTGCTGGCCATGCCGCTTGTCGACGATGAACAGGAGATCAAGTTGGAGGCAAAACGTTTGCTGAAGGTGTTGTTGTCGCTGATCTAA
- a CDS encoding amphi-Trp domain-containing protein → MSKDEVKFEGVMEKSQLVNYLEDLIASLKKGQICVRQDDQFVTLCPTRTIEVEVKASSKKDKEKFELEFKWHREEGQEDNPKSNRSSTDEDQSKSGKDPLPAVSAPAIEGQAGTSDTQSDEETGISGVGMASDKKQGSAQA, encoded by the coding sequence ATGTCGAAAGATGAAGTCAAATTCGAAGGCGTCATGGAAAAGAGTCAGCTCGTGAACTATCTCGAAGACTTGATCGCCAGCTTGAAAAAAGGACAGATTTGCGTGCGTCAGGACGATCAATTCGTTACCTTGTGCCCGACCCGAACCATAGAGGTGGAGGTCAAGGCTTCCTCGAAAAAAGACAAGGAAAAATTTGAATTAGAGTTCAAGTGGCATCGCGAGGAAGGTCAGGAGGACAACCCAAAATCGAATCGTTCCTCAACTGACGAGGACCAGTCGAAATCGGGAAAGGATCCATTGCCTGCGGTGAGTGCGCCGGCAATTGAAGGCCAGGCCGGCACGTCGGATACGCAGTCCGATGAAGAAACGGGAATTTCCGGAGTGGGCATGGCTTCGGACAAGAAACAGGGAAGTGCTCAGGCCTGA